Below is a genomic region from Mustela lutreola isolate mMusLut2 chromosome 1, mMusLut2.pri, whole genome shotgun sequence.
cagacagaaatcacaagtaggcagagaggtaagcagaaaggcagacagagagacaggaggaagcagagagcagagagccctacatggggcttgatcctaggaccccggaaccataacccgagctgaaggcagaggccccaacccactaagccacccaggcgccccagacctcCAGTTTCTTACAATGATCTATAGGAGCAACAGAGGTTCTGACAGAGAAAACTTAATATGTGAAAGCACTAATTTCAAATGCAGAGGAGGAAAGAGTGCCCTCTTTAGGACCTAATGGTTTGAATccaacagttctttttttaaagattttatttatttatttgacagagatcacaagcaggcagagaggcaggcagatatagagagagagagaggaggaagcaggctccctgctaagcaggacccttggatcatgacctgagccgaaggcagaggctttaacccactgagccacccaggcgccctgaatctTATAAGCACCTCTTAAGAAGTCATTTCTGTAGATCtaagttttttcatttaaaaaaagaaagaaagaaaagaaaaagggctgGATTAATACACTCTAGGTTTTCTCCagttttaaaatgccatttaagtaattttctctttttcctaataCCAACCTTTCGAAGCCACAGGGACTCCTGCTGCAAGCTGCAGGGAGCCACAAGACCCTGATGTTCTGCTAGATCCTGGGCTATCAGACCCAAAAAGAAGTttctgggggcgcttgggtggctcagtcagttaagcatctgcctttggctcgtgtcatgatcacatggtcctgggatcgaggcccagatcgggctccctgctgggtggggagcgtgcttctccctctgcctctccctgttactccccctacttgtgctctctctttctgtcaaatggataaataaaattaaaaaaaaaaaaaaaaaggaagaagaagttgTTTCTGGTGGTGAGGAAAAGGTCTGCCACCCAAGTTATAAGTTTTAATCTGGAGTCAAGACTACACAGGCAGTTTGCCCTCTACTGCTCACAGGTAAAAGGAGACAAACTGTGAACTGGTTAAGAGCTCAGCAACAGAGCTATACTGAAATGACACACTTGTGCTCAATATTCTCACTATTTTCAAACACTATTAATTAAATCAGCAGCACTCAGGATCAAAATATGCTTCTTTTGTCTATCTCCTACTACAAGGCCAAAGAATAAATCTCCCTTCAAGCAGACTAGGCACACAATAAGGACACCTTCCTTCCCTGCCGGCCATACTAGTCTAGCGGCAGCAATAGCCCAACAGTGACACCTGCTGGGGAAAGCCAAGCAAGGGCGGGCTCATTAGCTAGAGAACATCTGGTCCCTTTTGAAGGTGGCAGAAGATGCTGATAAGCACTTGTATGTATTAGGGATTTACACTAGAATGCAGCCACTCAAATTACGAGGAAGTGATGGCCCTTCTATAAAGGCTACGCACTTGGAATATTGGAATATTTTACATTGTACCTCACTCACTTTTGAGCAGGCTGTCAGCCTTCCACAGTACATCTCATCGTAGCTCATCGCAAGTGACTCCACAAATCATGTAACTACTATATTTTACAATGAAACCATgcattatttgtgtatttttaaaagaaaaaatatacttaCACAACTGTTTACTAGAgcctacatttttaaacatttgaacttcttctttttttttttttagattttatttatttatttgacagagagaaatcacaagtacactgagaggcaggcagagagagagagagagaaagaagcaggctccgtgctgagcagagagcccgatgcgggacttgatcccaggaccctgagatcatgacctgagccaaaggcagcggctcaacctactgagccacccaggcgccctaaacatttgaacttctttatttaaaacacaaacagtttctgggttttttttttttttttttttttttttaagattttacttatttgggacgcctgggtggctcagttggttaagcagctgccttaacCGGGCTGCCttaatcgggctccttgctcagcagggagcctgcttctccctctgcctctgcctgccactctgcctgtgttcactctctctgacaaataaataaataaaatctttaaaaaaaaaaaaagattttatttatttatttgaagaaagagacagcgagagagagaacacaagcaggggcagtgggagagggagaagcaggcttgccactaagcagggagcccgatgcgggacttgatccctggaccctgggatcatgacctgagccgaaggcagatgcttaactgactgagccacccagatgccccagtttcTGGGTTTAAACGGTCTACTTTTATTAAGAAGTGATTAATATtttagtcacatgtggctatttacattgaattaaaattttaaaatggggcgcctgggtgactcagtgagttaagccgctgccattggctcaggtcatgatctcagggtcctgggatcgagtcctgcatggggctctctgctcagcagggagcctgcttccctctctctctctctctctgcctacttgtgatctctctctgtcaaataaataaataagggcgcctgggtggctcagtgggttaagccgctgccttcggctcaggtcatgatctcagggtcctgggatcgagtcccgcatggggctctctgctcggcagggagcctgcttccctccctctctctctctgcctgcctctccatctacttgtgatttctctctgtcaaataaataaataaaatcttaaaaataaataaataaaatctttttaaaaaaaatttaaaaatgtacatctaGCTCCTCAgttcacactagccacattttgaATGCTTATTAGTCACATGTGGCCAATGCCTACCATACTGGACAACACAGATACAGAACACTTACATCACTATAGAACAGTTTATTGGATGGCATTGTTCTAGAGAAACATATTATTTTCAGATGAAATTTTATGTCTGGGTCTGGGGAGTCAACAGGGGATATAGACAAATGGAAGCCGGacaaatgttaataatttttaaagtcagaTGAGAGATATATGAAAATTCACTTAttaaactttctatttttatatgaagattatcataataaaaaactaaatgaaactaAAATTAGCAAAAATGTTTCACCGAAAAATGAGGTATCACACTAAGGAATATACCATGGTTGGCAGCTTGGAAAAATCTGTAGTCCTACAAACTAGAATTCAAATCCCCACTCAGCAACCTACTTCTGGATCTTTAACAAGAAACtcaacttttctgagcctcactttcctcaaATGTAAGATGagacatctggggcacctgggtggctcagtgggttaaagcctctgccttcagctcaggtcatatctcagagtcctgggatcaggccccgaatcggggtctctgctcagtggggagcctgcttccccctctctctcactctctgcccacctgtgatctttgtcaaataaataataaaatctttaaaaaaaaaaataagatgagacATTTAATACCTGCCTTGAAGAGTTATGGTGGAAATTAGAAATAACAAGTAAAAGATATAGTATCTAACACATAGTAGGGCCTCAGTAATTGGTATCTCTAATCATAATCAAACAGAGTTTACTTTAAACCACTCAGATATTTCTCAGACCACCACCAGAAGAGGTACTACGACAACAGAATGCACAAAGGCTAACAGACCAGAGGCCCACTGGTACTATGGAAACAGGTCCTGGGAGGCTTTTAGAGCAGTAACTAAAGACAGTTCTTTTACAACTACCTTTCATAAACCTTTTGCATGTCTGCTCTATGTCGGACACTGTGCTTGCTACCTTCCCACCTCTCTTGACAAAGAGCAGTAACAGTCCCAAGTTCCTAATATGGGCCATTATGCAAGGCAAAATATTACAAAGCTGGGAATTTAGGAGATGTTAACCCAGAACTAGTCCCTTATACTTAGTCTCAACTATAAGAGCATAGTAACAACCTCTATTATTTTGTCTATCTTTCATAGCCAACCAAGTGTCCTATCTTCCCCTTAGCAACAGCCTCTAGTAACCACCCAATAGCTTGCATTCAacatgttctttcctgtcttagaatgtgctggtctCCTAAAATAAAAAGGTCTTTCCCTAATCCTACCCATCTTTCAAGACTTGATTTCGTACAGCCTTCTTTGATGATACTTCCCTTTCTCTGAAATGAAACTGCATTTAATCTCAGTACCGCACAGTGAAGCATTTGGGTCATctacattttttatataattgcATGTAAATAAGCCCTGCCTTTATAATAACACTCCCAGTGGGTAAAGACCAGGTATTATACTTCTTCCATATTCCctacagtgcctagcacagtgctggaaaaactgtaaccattcaacaaatacttattaactGGGTAACTCTCTAAAGCATCCTCCCAAAATAACAAGTACATTATATGCACAATCCATATTCCCACCCTTGTTAGAAGCTTATGTCAGAAATTTCAGTTGCTTCAATAGAGGATGTAATGCAGAGCAATATGCTGTTTGGATCCAACAGGCATATTCTGGGAGTTGGTGATTACGCTAGATGTGACCTTTACAGAATTACAGAAAGAAGTCCCTAATAAATCAAGATAGATGCGCACACAGCCATACATGGAACATGTGGTGGGCGGTCAACTACACCCACTCCGTTTCTTCCATGGAAGAGTTGCCTGGGATGCTGATCTGAGTACGGAGAGGCCTTCCTTCTACAAATTATTCTTCTTCCTCACCTTGAGGTGAATGTCCATCTGGAAGATCTCCTCAAAGAATTTTTAACTAAGCAACTAATCTGCTATCCAAAAAAATATGTATCCCTAAAAAAATGGACTttccttgacacacacacacacacacacacacaaattttcttttcccttctgtcaAGTTGCAGTGTTCCAAAAGATAAGGTTTAATAGGTGAACACAACTATCCAGAGAGACACGACTGAAAAAGAGCTAATATGCTAGTCTGTAGCACTCTGGGACATGTTCTTTTTTCACAATAACTAGTGCTCCACATACAATCCTCCAAGAAGGTCAAAAAGCAGGGCAGAGGAAGTCAATGGCTCTACCTCCTCCTACACCTCTAACCTgaactatattcttttttttttcttctatattctcCTTTAAGGTGAAAGGTCTCACGGGCTTAGCCAGAAAAGGAGCTAGCAGAACCACGTGACTTATACTGTTAGGCCCCATTCTATCTCTGCCACCAGAGCCAGATCTTCCAAGAAGATGCAATGGATATCAGGGAGACCAAAACCAGATGCACGGGTCCCAGACGCTCCAGATCCAGCCACAACATCTACAGGACTGAAGGAACAGACGTAAGGAGAAAAGCAAGGGATGTAGGAGAAGACAAGAAAGCACCTGCTTACCTCCTGAGTGAATCTTCCTCAGAGCTCTCCTCAGGCATATCCTGATGTAAGGCCTCCTGTGGTACAGTTCCAGATCTGCTAGACTGGGTATAAATTCTTTCCCAGTGGCCTGTCTCCTGGTTGAAGGCCACTCCCACAGTCCTCTCCTCCTGCGGACTAGTAGAGCTGCTCAACTCCAGCCTGCTGGAGCTGGGCGTTTGGCCCTCAGTCCGCTCAAGGGGTGGCAGCTGGCTGCCACTCGATGGCATGCCCTCGAAGGTGGTGGGGACCTGCCAGGACGAGCTGGCCTCGCTAGAGGAGTAGTTGGGTGTGGTTCTTTCCCAGCGCAGGGTGTCATTGTTGAAGGTCAGGAGATTGTGGCAAGCACGACAGCGGTTCAGGTGGCCACGGGACAGGTTGGAGTTGTTCTCACTACTGTGCGGGGTGGGCTGGTGGGAGGGGCCTGGCCTCTCGGATTCAATGTTGTTATTGAGCATTTCCTGGGCCTGTTGGGTCTGGGGGACTTCTCCACTCAGGCTGTGGTCCAGCTCCTGAAGCCGGTCATACTCCAGAAAGAAGCGTCTCAGGTCACACTGAAGCTCATGGCGAATGCTGCCTGAGTTGTTTTGGCTGGAGCCACTTCCTCCATCTGACTCAGCTGCCAACCCTGAAGCTGGAAAACCCCTCCCTTCTGTGGCTGAAGTGTACACAGACGCTTGAGAGCCACCTTCCTGCTGTCTCAGCACAGACAGCAAACTCACCGAAGAGGCACTGGTCCTGGGTGGAGGCATGGATTCTGCCTCAGAGCGGGAGTTCAGACTGAGCACTGTCCGGGTCCACTCGGACCCTGTCAGCCCAGGAGCTATTTCTCGGTGATATCTAGAAGGGTGGCTGGACAAAGGGCCTCCCAAAGAGCGACGGGTGGGGCCCAGACTGAGGTTGCGGAGCGTGTTGCCGGCAGTGCTGCTCTGGACTGTACTGAAGGCAGACGGCCGGTTCAGGAGGCCCTGGTCCTGCTGCGCTGACGAGGCCTGCTCCGGGGGATGGAAGGGCTCGGTCtgtacaaaagaaaaggaaggggtaGTAGCCCTGGCAGAAGCAGGGGGGACACTGTCCTGGTGTGGCAAGAGGGAAGGAACTCGAGTGCCAGAGCAGCGGCTGCAAAGGCACAGGATCCCAAGGTGCTGGCAGCACTCAGCTGTGGGGTAACTGACCCGCTGTCGGAGCCGGATGTAAGCGGAAGTCCTGGGGCGCTCCGTGGAGGGCTGAGGGGGAGgcggtgggggtgagggggtagcAGAATCTTGCACTGTGCTTTGCTCTCCCACCTGGATGCCAGAGGAGCGGGAGGACAGCATGTGCAGGAAATTGTGGAGGAGAGGCGTCCGGCGAACTGGCTGTGATTGCAGCAGGGCACGCTGACGGTAGTGGGATAACTCTGTTCCGTCTATGGGAATCTCTGGTTCGTCATCACCCTGCAACGTGGAgcgaggtggggcagggggagagcgaGGCAGTTAGGTAGAAACTCCAGGTAAATCAAGGAAAACTAACTACTGACTCTGACTACCATCCAAGGAAAACAGTCTTCATGAAGAGACAACAACCCTACCCTGAAGCACTGAGGACTAACTGGCTTCAGCTTCCAAATCATCATATGGAATTAAACTGTTCACTTCCAATTAGTGACACTTCTGAATGCGTACAGAGGGCAAACCGACACTTTTACAAAGTGCATCTCTCTGACACAGAGGCATTGAGGGAAGCAAAAATGTCAAGCAACCAGAGACACAAAAATGACAAGCTATCCAATACAGCCTGGTTACTTCTAATAAAGTGGTCACTTGGGGGTTTCAGAATTAATTCCCCTGTCAAGGCTATGGCTAGCACTTTGAATACACAGTCTGAAGCTAGTTCTCAATCTCGACTAGAAAAGAAACACTTGGGCATTACAAAGTACAAGTCCAATAAAATCAGAATTGGAGCACTAGTTTAGGAAAAAACTCCCAGTTTAGATGGAGTTGGAACTGCTGACTAACTTACCTGCTGATTAGAGGGGTTAACAATGGCTGTGAGTAAGTAGTGTCCGAGAGGATCAAATCTCACCAgactgaaaacacaaaaagaaagacagacatgcATAGATGTTAAATAAGAAGAGGAAGTCTGTGTTCAAATGTATGGCAATCACTACTGATAACTGCGGATTACCCAGGCATCCTCTTCATTCTAGGAACTTTCAAAACTCttgaagaaatcaaaataatagGGCTCATACTTCTTGTTATCTCCTCACACTTGCCAGAATAGGGGATTATGTATCACGAAGATAATTTCAAAAAGCACCTAGGCTTCTGTCCCAAGAAGCAGCTACATTAAGCACATGCTTGCTTATACTGAAGAGCCCAAAAGAACAGTAAAGCACAGCACACTCCCATACCCTGCCACTGGGTTAGTCTGTTCTGCCCTCACAAAGCAGCTACACTGGCAAGAAGCAGAAGTTCTGGTGACAGTGAACAGTTTCAGCATCAAGTGATACAGCTGAGACTAGAAAATTTTCTTATATCCAACCGCAATACCAAGAGGACCAAAGAAAACCCATGCATCAGCTTTAATTCCAGCAATGTGTGTTTGCATTTTGAGGGCTAAATATCAATCAGCAGATCTGACACATAATTCATCTCCATTATCCAGTTTGATAAACGCAAATAACTGATTTAGCAACTTCCCACCAAACTAACCTCTACCTGAACACCATTCAGGTTTCCCAAAAGAGGGCCCTATCCCAAATCCAGACAGCTCTGAACGCAAAAGACATTCTAACAACCCTGGTCTACAAAGACCAGAAGATGAGACCAATCAGAAACAGCTAAAATGAACTACTGATTGGCCAGCAGCTTAAAAAGTAGGAGCTGTACACATAACCACCTGCTCTGAGCAGATATAACAAACTGCTTCCTCAAGGGACAGCAAGTGTAAATGTTCTCTGCCATGTTAGTCCTATGCCAGACATTGCTGGTGGCCAGAGCACTCACCGGACCCGTTCCATCTCGCTAGCTGTCTTCACGACAGCAAAGGGCTCTCGCCGACTCCAGTCCCAGAAGTGGATCTCGTTGGCAGTGGCAATCAACAGGAGCTGAGCCGTAGGGTGGAAAGCCAAAGAAGCAATGGCATTGTTGCTGTCTGTGAACCAGCTTTCACTGCCACCCTACAAATGAACCAATCCCAAATATTCTCAGGTTATAAACTGACAGCAGACTGGGATGTCAATTTCAAGAAAGGACCATTTAAGGTAAAATGACTACTTATAGGGCCTACTTTAAATACGTCCACTGTAAAATGTAGAAAATCAGTGATCTGGCAGAGTCGCCAATTTATCAGAAAATGATTACTGTCAGCTCAGTTCTCCAAGTCATCTGCAACCCAAAGCAATGAGCCTCCACATAGCCATGGTGCACAACAGCCCACTACTAAGTCATCAGGACAAGAAGCACATTGCTTTGGCGATCATGATCAGAACACAATACAATccttgctctaaaaaaaaaaaaaaaaaaaaaaaaaaaaaaggcatctatcCTGAACATAATTTAGAACCTCCTGTACTATGCCACAATGGGCAGATGGAAGAATAGTTAAATGAGATATTCATCTTAGAATGGAGGAATATGGATTAGATTTCCCATTATTTAAGTGGGGAAGACCACCTCTTACTCAGATGTAGTCCTAAAAACCTGGCTAGTCTCTCCACCAGTTCAGAACTCAATGGTAAACAACTCTCTGCATTTAGAataccaaagaaatggaaatacttaCATGCAAATCCCAAATTCTGACCTCCCCATCTAGGCAGCCAGAAGCAATAAGGCCTGAGATGGTAGGATGAAAAGTGACACACCATGGAGTACGGCGGTGTCCAATCAAAGAATGAACACACTTGCCAGTCTTCACCTCCGTAATATAGATATTATGGTTCACGTGGGTGGAGGCCAACAGAGTCCTAGGAAATCAAAGAGTAGGAAATGAATGTGAAGCATGTAGGAGGGTAACAAACTTTATCAGTTCTGGATAACTGGCTTTTGAGTATTCCTCACCCCAGCGTGGAAACACTACACCCTAGTCATTATAAACAACAGAAGTATTCTGATCTTTAAAAGCTTTGGCTTCTCCACACTGTCCCCAAATGACACATGTCCCCTtcagagactgtttttttccagCAGAAAAATTATCATGCCATCAGTGGCCTGCATCACACTGCCAAAGGATTGTAATTGAGAAATTTTCTGAGTTTGGAGGCTCAAGgtccactgtttcctttgcttattcCTGTCATTTCTATGGTTAGCAACGCTCATCTACTTTCTATCCCCTTTTGATAACACTGGCAAAGTGCTGTTCATGCAAAGCTTCAAAGAGCCCTAGGGATGTTACCAAGCTAGACCAAATATACAGAAAGCAATGCTGTACCAAGTCTTAAGTTATAGATAAGTACTAGGTACCTGTCTGGGCTGAAGGCCAGTAAAAAGGTAGAGCGTGGACTATCCGGCAGTTCTACTCTCTGAAAAAccaagaaaagttaaaatacattatttataaacTATGGCTCACTCGATCTCAAAAAGTACAACAACCACTGTACAATAGTAGTCAGTATAAGCTAAAAAACTGGAGACAACGATCAAGCCACAAGTTGAGAGACAGAAATCCAAATTACCTTTAAGAAAAATGTCTAGCTCTAAAGGGAAAAGATTATTTCTAGCCCAAAAattcttccaaatttatttttaaaactccgtTAAGTTAGATGTCTCAATTCTCTCACACAAAATAATTATGCCTCAATTCTACATCATTAGCCCATTCTAAAACCCCATCTACAGTTACCCCTACAAATCCAATGTCAAAAATATCTGTTTTTCCTACCTTGCCCTCCCATTTCATCCACCGAGTTTTATCTTCCACTAGCTCCTGCAGAAGCCGCTGAGCTCCAAAGGCCCGAGTGCCCCGTTCTCGCCCCCAGAGTATCCGCACAGCATTCTTCTCTGGAACAACCTTCATGGTGCTCAGTAGCCACTGTCACACCAGgcacaggaagagaaggagcgaGCAACTGCTCCACAAGCTGAAGCAGCTAAAATGAGGCCATTCAGGTCCTTGTAAGTTGTCTTCATGGAAATCTAAAGGATGAATATTAAAGTCAAAGAACATCTATTCTGCAATCAGAGAGGCTCCCCATTGCAAATGTGATTGAGATCGAAGAGGTTAAgtactttttttcatatttaatgaCACTCTCTCAGGAAGGACCCTTCTCCCAGACcttttcttccaaaaatatttcatcctttttttccccaagttttttcttaattctagTTATCATATCTAACAAAATTACTTCATTCTTAAATTCCTTTCATATCCTCAGTAGCCCAGCCTTATATCTGAAGAATATATCATTCTCTAAGCAGTTAGTCTTACTATTTTATCAGGCAGGAAGAACTTTTGTTactaataaagtctaaaaacttgtcaagaacaaaacacaacacagcaCCTGCCCTCCCTTCTCACCATACTGCCTCcctatcccccaaccccctccttaTCACTTGGGCAGCCTCCAAGCCAAAGAACAGATAACTGATTTTAAAAGGCTGTAACCTGAGTTCTagttctctatctcttttttttaagtggtggtgggagaggggcagagggagagaagaatctcaagcagactccatgcccaacgcagagcctgacatggggctcgatctcacaaccctgagattataacctgcagcgaaatcaagagtcagatgcttaaccaactgagccacccaggggccccaaggtaTGGTTCTTATGCAGTCGCTTCAACTCTATCTCCTACCTAAACGCATGTGCATAAGGACTACTTTGAGAtatctttctcactctctttttctcgtGTCCAGTGAAGTTCCGGAGTAGCAGAGaggatgaaaaagaaggaaaaaaaaaattaaattcctttttctcATCCACCACAAGCCTTAAGAGCATAGTTCTATAGTTtatcacaaaacaaaaattcaactaaAACATCAACTAGCagcaaaatacacacacatgcaacaATTAAAGAACTGTGGTTcctctatacaatggaatatgcaACCCAGTAAAACGGCACTTCAGAAAAATACAAGTGAAATGTTATTCACTGTAGTTcggttttaaaaaatttcaaatgtgtAGAAAAGTCGAAAAAACAGTATAATAAACACACTATTTGCTACTTAGACTCAACTGTTAATATTTGGCCACATTTGCTTTATCCAGCTCTATGAACACAATattatttgtgttgtttttttatttgtttctgaacCATTTCATCAGGCTTCAAGATGCTTTAACCCTATACACCTCACTGTGCATCTGCTAAAGATAAGGACATTTGACTTCATAACCACAATACCAGTAAGTACAATGGGGACCAGTAAGTCCTCATTCAAATGTCCCCaactatcttaaaaaaatgtctttaatatttggcttaaaaaaaaaaaaaacagaatccaACCAAAAGTCAAGCAATGAATTTGGTTGTCATGTTTCTTTAGTCTCTTTTACTCTAAAATGGCCTCCAAGTTTTGCTTTGGTTGGTTTTATGTTTAGTTATTTACAaacaagctttttctttttttttttaagagggggagtagcagggggagagcattttctttttttaaagattttatttatttatttgatagagagcacgaGTAGTAGGGAAAGCAGCatgcaaagggagaaacaggctccttgctaaccaggaagcccaacacgggggctccatcccagcactgaGGGCTCCttacctgagtgaaaggcagatgcccaacgactgagcctcccaggtgccccaagacagagagaatctttttttttttaaattatttttattaatatataatgtattatttgccccaggggtacaggtctgtgaatcatcaggctcacacatttcacagcactaacCACAGCACATTCCCCAAGAcacagagaatctttttttttttaaaagattttatttgtttatttgacagacagagatcacaagtagacagagaggcaggcagagagagagagaggaaagcaggctccctgctgagcagagagcccgatgtgggactcgatcccaggaccctgggattatgacctgagctgaaggcagcggcctaaaccactgagccacccaagcgccctgaagacacagagaatcttaagcaggctccaccctcatCTCAGAACCCAACATACAAGGCTCAatcctacgaccctgagatcataacctgagctgatatcatgagtcacccaggtaccccgaacACAAGCTTTTTTGAAGTCAAGGACAGGTGACTTGGGGAATGTCTTACATCttagttttgtctgtttgtttcttcACAGTGCCATTTAGGTTACCTCTCTATCCCTTACATTTCCTATAAACGGAAGGCTAGATCTAAAACACTGATTAGATTTAGGCTGAGAGTTTCTGGCAAGAATGCCTTACAGGTGATGCTATGTATGTACCTCCTGATGCAGCACAGCAGGTGGCCTATATTCTCAGGCTGTTCCACTTAGCGCAACTTGGAAAATTATGTGATCATTTGGAAAAATATGACTACTTGGTTGAGTCTGTAACTGAAAAAGCTCTCTTTATAAAGGTATAGTCCCTCCTCCCTTTATAATTAGCAATCTTTGGCTAATATTTGGCATCAAGTGAATATCCTGCTCCTTCTCAACTTTTTGCTTGATAGTTTAGCAGTCACTGATGACTCCTTGAACTATCAGGGTCTGAAATAATGTT
It encodes:
- the AMBRA1 gene encoding activating molecule in BECN1-regulated autophagy protein 1 isoform X2 — encoded protein: MKVVPEKNAVRILWGRERGTRAFGAQRLLQELVEDKTRWMKWEGKRVELPDSPRSTFLLAFSPDRTLLASTHVNHNIYITEVKTGKCVHSLIGHRRTPWCVTFHPTISGLIASGCLDGEVRIWDLHGGSESWFTDSNNAIASLAFHPTAQLLLIATANEIHFWDWSRREPFAVVKTASEMERVRLVRFDPLGHYLLTAIVNPSNQQGDDEPEIPIDGTELSHYRQRALLQSQPVRRTPLLHNFLHMLSSRSSGIQVGEQSTVQDSATPSPPPPPPQPSTERPRTSAYIRLRQRVSYPTAECCQHLGILCLCSRCSGTRVPSLLPHQDSVPPASARATTPSFSFVQTEPFHPPEQASSAQQDQGLLNRPSAFSTVQSSTAGNTLRNLSLGPTRRSLGGPLSSHPSRYHREIAPGLTGSEWTRTVLSLNSRSEAESMPPPRTSASSVSLLSVLRQQEGGSQASVYTSATEGRGFPASGLAAESDGGSGSSQNNSGSIRHELQCDLRRFFLEYDRLQELDHSLSGEVPQTQQAQEMLNNNIESERPGPSHQPTPHSSENNSNLSRGHLNRCRACHNLLTFNNDTLRWERTTPNYSSSEASSSWQVPTTFEGMPSSGSQLPPLERTEGQTPSSSRLELSSSTSPQEERTVGVAFNQETGHWERIYTQSSRSGTVPQEALHQDMPEESSEEDSLRRLSPAAYYAQRMIQYLSRRDSIRQRSMRYQQNRLRSSTSSSSSDNQGPSVEGTDLEFEDFEDNGDRSRHRAPRNARMSAPSLGRFVPRRFLLPEYLPYAGIFHERGQPGLATHSSVNRVLAGAVIGDGQSAVASNIANTTYRLQWWDFTKFDLPEISNASVNVLVQNCKIYNDASCDISADGQLLAAFIPSSQRGFPDEGILAVYSLAPHNLGEMLYTKRFGPNAISVSLSPMGRYVMVGLASRRILLHPSTEHMVAQVFRLQQAHGGETSMRRVFNVLYPMPADQRRHVSINSARWLPEPGLGLAYGTNKGDLVICRPEALNSGVEYYWDQLNETVFTVHSSSRSSERPGTSRATWRTDRDMGLMNAIGLQPRNPTTSVTSQGTQTLALQLQNAETQTERELQEPGTAASGPGEGEGSESGASGEDALSRIQRLMAEGGMTAVVQREQSTTMASMGGFGNSIIVSHRIHRGSQTGAEPAATRASSPRPSASRGLLAEPGQLAERGLSPRTASWDQPSAPGRELPQPPLPPSSPVPAPLPIPSTEGPTLHCDLTNNNHLAEGGGSSRGEAAGPSREPRNR
- the AMBRA1 gene encoding activating molecule in BECN1-regulated autophagy protein 1 isoform X4; its protein translation is MKVVPEKNAVRILWGRERGTRAFGAQRLLQELVEDKTRWMKWEGKRVELPDSPRSTFLLAFSPDRTLLASTHVNHNIYITEVKTGKCVHSLIGHRRTPWCVTFHPTISGLIASGCLDGEVRIWDLHGGSESWFTDSNNAIASLAFHPTAQLLLIATANEIHFWDWSRREPFAVVKTASEMERVRLVRFDPLGHYLLTAIVNPSNQQGDDEPEIPIDGTELSHYRQRALLQSQPVRRTPLLHNFLHMLSSRSSGIQVGEQSTVQDSATPSPPPPPPQPSTERPRTSAYIRLRQRVSYPTAECCQHLGILCLCSRCSGTRVPSLLPHQDSVPPASARATTPSFSFVQTEPFHPPEQASSAQQDQGLLNRPSAFSTVQSSTAGNTLRNLSLGPTRRSLGGPLSSHPSRYHREIAPGLTGSEWTRTVLSLNSRSEAESMPPPRTSASSVSLLSVLRQQEGGSQASVYTSATEGRGFPASGLAAESDGGSGSSQNNSGSIRHELQCDLRRFFLEYDRLQELDHSLSGEVPQTQQAQEMLNNNIESERPGPSHQPTPHSSENNSNLSRGHLNRCRACHNLLTFNNDTLRWERTTPNYSSSEASSSWQVPTTFEGMPSSGSQLPPLERTEGQTPSSSRLELSSSTSPQEERTVGVAFNQETGHWERIYTQSSRSGTVPQEALHQDMPEESSEEDSLRRRLLESSLISLSRYDGAGSREHPIYPDPARDNGDRSRHRAPRNARMSAPSLGRFVPRRFLLPEYLPYAGIFHERGQPGLATHSSVNRVLAGAVIGDGQSAVASNIANTTYRLQWWDFTKFDLPEISNASVNVLVQNCKIYNDASCDISADGQLLAAFIPSSQRGFPDEGILAVYSLAPHNLGEMLYTKRFGPNAISVSLSPMGRYVMVGLASRRILLHPSTEHMVAQVFRLQQAHGGETSMRRVFNVLYPMPADQRRHVSINSARWLPEPGLGLAYGTNKGDLVICRPEALNSGVEYYWDQLNETVFTVHSSSRSSERPGTSRATWRTDRDMGLMNAIGLQPRNPTTSVTSQGTQTLALQLQNAETQTERELQEPGTAASGPGEGEGSESGASGEDALSRIQRLMAEGGMTAVVQREQSTTMASMGGFGNSIIVSHRIHRGSQTGAEPAATRASSPRPSASRGLLAEPGQLAERGLSPRTASWDQPSAPGRELPQPPLPPSSPVPAPLPIPSTEGPTLHCDLTNNNHLAEGGGSSRGEAAGPSREPRNR